The following coding sequences lie in one Synechococcus sp. PCC 7336 genomic window:
- a CDS encoding ROK family protein: MGDRAEVIAIDVGGTHIKAGRFNVDGTCLAWQKLETAQPAAPEVVIEQMAEIVAVLDPDRRAVAVGIGVPGPTDVAGRKALVAINLHGWTDVPLADRLESLVDRPVKLANDANCAGLGEAWLGAGRNSRLFMLLTLGTGVGGAVVVDGQLFTGPHGAGGELGLIAVHPDGPECNSGNRGSLEQYVSATAIRRRTGMGGHELDRKARAGDEQAIAHWTEIGKDLGIGLSSLIYVLTPEVIAIGGGISKCADLFLPAAIAEIERRVLPSSRVNLKVVPAQLGNRAGCVGAARLAFDLWNPQSAGLAGAKIFSGI, translated from the coding sequence GTGGGCGATCGCGCTGAAGTTATTGCCATCGATGTGGGAGGTACCCATATCAAGGCGGGACGGTTTAATGTCGATGGTACTTGTTTAGCATGGCAAAAGCTGGAAACGGCACAGCCTGCTGCGCCGGAAGTAGTCATCGAGCAAATGGCCGAGATCGTCGCAGTTCTCGATCCCGATCGCAGGGCGGTCGCAGTTGGGATCGGCGTACCGGGACCGACAGATGTGGCAGGGCGCAAGGCCCTAGTGGCGATTAATTTACACGGCTGGACCGATGTGCCCCTCGCCGATCGCTTAGAATCTCTGGTGGATCGACCCGTGAAGCTGGCCAATGACGCCAATTGTGCGGGACTGGGAGAGGCTTGGTTGGGGGCGGGGCGCAACAGTCGCCTCTTTATGCTGCTGACCCTGGGGACGGGCGTTGGCGGTGCCGTGGTGGTAGATGGTCAATTGTTTACAGGACCGCATGGGGCGGGGGGGGAATTGGGACTGATTGCAGTTCATCCCGATGGGCCAGAGTGCAACAGTGGCAATCGCGGCTCGCTAGAACAATATGTATCGGCAACGGCGATTCGGCGGCGGACGGGCATGGGAGGTCACGAGTTGGATCGAAAAGCACGGGCTGGGGACGAGCAGGCGATCGCCCATTGGACAGAGATCGGCAAAGATCTGGGTATCGGTCTGAGCAGTCTGATTTACGTTTTGACCCCCGAGGTGATTGCGATTGGAGGGGGGATCTCGAAGTGCGCGGATTTGTTTTTGCCAGCGGCGATCGCCGAAATCGAGCGGCGCGTCTTGCCCAGCTCGCGCGTCAATCTCAAAGTCGTGCCTGCCCAGTTGGGGAATCGAGCGGGCTGTGTAGGAGCAGCGAGGTTGGCGTTCGATCTGTGGAACCCACAGTCAGCGGGCTTGGCTGGCGCAAAAATATTTTCTGGTATTTAG
- a CDS encoding SDR family oxidoreductase: MDLNLTNKLALVTGSTAGIGQAIATTLAREGTAITVNSVLPGPTKSRGIVDFVGALAGEEGKSFEEYEKVFFDEVRPTSLIQRFATPEEVASLVTYIASPLASATTGAVLRVDGGVVKSAF, encoded by the coding sequence ATGGATCTCAATTTAACGAACAAATTGGCGCTGGTCACCGGAAGTACGGCTGGTATCGGACAAGCAATTGCCACAACACTTGCTCGGGAAGGTACCGCCATCACAGTAAACAGCGTACTTCCGGGTCCAACGAAGTCTCGTGGAATTGTCGACTTTGTTGGCGCTCTTGCGGGCGAAGAGGGGAAATCGTTTGAAGAGTATGAGAAGGTATTTTTTGATGAGGTGCGTCCGACATCGCTTATACAGCGCTTTGCTACACCAGAGGAGGTAGCTTCACTGGTCACTTACATCGCTAGCCCACTCGCATCAGCAACAACTGGTGCGGTCTTGCGTGTGGATGGTGGTGTCGTGAAAAGTGCGTTTTGA
- a CDS encoding carboxymuconolactone decarboxylase family protein has translation MQASRINLGKTAPELYQTVVQLDRLASDLVASAGVSEGLSHLLRLRASQLNQCAYCIRLHTRDALSSGESYDRISLLPAWRESQYFSDKERASLALIEAVTSIGEGQVPESIYADASAVLSDEEISAVEWLGVVINAWNRIAIPSRYLVKP, from the coding sequence ATGCAGGCAAGCCGTATCAATCTGGGAAAGACCGCACCGGAGTTATATCAGACCGTCGTTCAGCTCGATCGCCTTGCAAGCGATCTCGTAGCATCTGCGGGAGTCTCTGAAGGTTTATCACATCTACTGCGCCTCCGCGCATCTCAGCTGAATCAGTGCGCTTATTGCATCAGACTACACACACGGGACGCTTTGTCCAGTGGCGAGAGCTACGACCGCATCAGTTTATTGCCAGCATGGCGCGAATCACAGTACTTCAGTGATAAGGAGCGCGCTTCGCTGGCACTCATCGAGGCGGTGACCTCGATCGGAGAAGGTCAAGTTCCCGAATCCATCTACGCCGATGCTTCCGCAGTGCTTTCAGATGAAGAAATCTCAGCAGTTGAATGGCTTGGAGTTGTTATCAATGCTTGGAATCGGATTGCCATTCCCAGTCGATATCTTGTCAAACCTTAA
- a CDS encoding ribulose bisphosphate carboxylase small subunit, with translation MQTLPKERRYETMSYLPPLSDAQIERQIAYYLDQGFIPAIEFDEVADPATYFWTLWKLPLFGASSTREVLQEVNNCRNEYRNCFIRVVAFDNIKQCQVASFIVNKPSGF, from the coding sequence ATGCAAACTCTGCCTAAAGAGCGTCGCTACGAGACGATGTCTTACCTGCCTCCTCTGAGCGATGCTCAGATCGAGCGTCAAATTGCTTACTACCTAGACCAAGGGTTCATCCCTGCGATTGAATTTGACGAAGTTGCCGACCCCGCCACCTACTTCTGGACTCTGTGGAAGCTGCCCTTGTTCGGCGCTAGCTCCACCCGCGAAGTTCTGCAGGAAGTCAACAACTGCCGCAACGAGTACCGCAACTGCTTCATCCGCGTTGTGGCGTTCGACAACATCAAGCAGTGTCAAGTGGCTAGCTTTATTGTGAACAAGCCCTCTGGTTTCTAA
- a CDS encoding chaperonin family protein RbcX, whose amino-acid sequence MDRKHIAKKTAEVIISYLTYQAMRTVREQLREVHPVKAVWLGQFSSQGKLQDGEAYLEELVAEDREIALRIMTVRQHLADEIVEFLPEMVSLGIQQANMDRRRRLLERMTQVQPVDEVAHEEERVPAQPEPELQSGLETSSPADGPTDPTSPEADGD is encoded by the coding sequence ATGGATCGCAAACACATCGCGAAAAAGACAGCCGAAGTTATCATCAGCTATCTGACCTATCAAGCAATGCGGACGGTTCGAGAGCAACTGCGCGAGGTCCATCCCGTCAAGGCGGTATGGCTCGGCCAGTTTTCTTCCCAAGGCAAGCTGCAAGACGGCGAAGCCTATTTGGAGGAACTCGTGGCCGAAGACCGCGAAATTGCTCTGCGCATTATGACAGTGCGACAGCATTTGGCGGATGAAATTGTCGAATTCTTGCCCGAAATGGTAAGCCTCGGCATTCAGCAGGCCAATATGGACCGTCGCCGCCGCTTGCTCGAACGCATGACACAAGTGCAGCCTGTCGATGAGGTGGCACACGAGGAAGAGCGCGTCCCAGCTCAACCGGAACCAGAACTCCAGTCTGGCTTGGAGACCTCTTCCCCAGCAGACGGCCCAACCGACCCCACCAGCCCCGAAGCTGACGGCGACTAA
- a CDS encoding form I ribulose bisphosphate carboxylase large subunit, with protein MSYSQTRTQTKAGFESGVKDYKLTYYTPDYTPKDTDILAAFRVSPQPGVPIEEAGAAVAAESSTGTWTTVWTDLLTDLDRYKGRCYDIEPVPGEDNQFICYIAYPLDLFEEGSVTNMLTSIVGNVFGFKALRALRLEDLRIPVAYLKTFQGPPHGITVERDKINKYGRPLLGCTIKPKLGLSAKNYGRAVYECLRGGLDFTKDDENINSQPFQRWRDRFLFVADAIHKAQAETGEIKGHYLNCTASTCEEMLKRAEFAKELEMPIIMHDFLTAGFTANTTLSHWCRDNGLLLHIHRAMHAVVDRQRNHGMHFRVLAKCLRMSGGDHIHTGTVVGKLEGDRESTLGFIDLLREDYVERDLSRGIYFTQDWVSMGGVMAVASGGIHVWHMPALVDIFGDDSVLQFGGGTLGHPWGNAPGATANRVALEACVQARNEGRDLMREGGDIIREAAKWSPELAAACELWKEIKFEFETMDKL; from the coding sequence GTGTCTTATTCACAAACTAGAACTCAGACGAAAGCAGGTTTTGAGTCCGGCGTTAAGGACTACAAACTCACCTACTACACCCCCGATTACACGCCGAAGGATACCGACATTCTGGCGGCATTTCGCGTGAGCCCCCAGCCGGGTGTACCGATTGAAGAGGCTGGCGCAGCTGTGGCGGCTGAATCTTCAACTGGTACTTGGACCACTGTGTGGACCGACCTGCTGACGGACCTAGACCGCTACAAGGGCCGCTGCTACGACATCGAGCCCGTTCCCGGCGAAGACAATCAATTCATTTGCTACATCGCTTATCCCCTCGACCTGTTTGAAGAGGGCTCCGTCACCAACATGCTCACCTCTATTGTTGGTAACGTATTCGGCTTTAAGGCACTGCGCGCTCTCCGTCTGGAAGACTTGCGCATTCCCGTTGCCTACCTGAAGACCTTCCAAGGTCCCCCCCACGGCATCACCGTCGAGCGGGACAAGATTAACAAGTACGGTCGTCCCTTGCTGGGTTGCACCATTAAGCCCAAGTTGGGTCTGTCCGCGAAGAACTACGGTCGCGCAGTCTACGAGTGCTTGCGCGGCGGTCTCGACTTCACCAAAGACGACGAAAACATCAACTCTCAGCCCTTCCAGCGCTGGCGCGATCGCTTCTTGTTCGTTGCGGATGCCATTCACAAGGCACAGGCTGAGACGGGTGAAATCAAGGGTCACTACCTGAACTGTACCGCCAGCACCTGCGAAGAAATGCTAAAGCGGGCCGAGTTCGCGAAAGAACTCGAGATGCCCATCATCATGCATGACTTCCTGACCGCAGGTTTCACCGCTAATACCACCCTGTCCCACTGGTGCCGAGATAACGGCCTGTTGCTGCACATCCACCGCGCCATGCACGCGGTCGTCGATCGCCAACGCAACCACGGTATGCACTTCCGCGTTCTGGCTAAGTGCTTGCGCATGTCTGGTGGCGACCACATCCACACCGGTACGGTTGTGGGTAAGTTAGAAGGCGATCGCGAATCCACCTTGGGCTTCATCGACCTGCTGCGCGAAGACTACGTCGAGCGCGACCTCTCCCGTGGCATTTACTTCACCCAAGACTGGGTATCTATGGGTGGTGTGATGGCTGTTGCTTCCGGCGGTATCCACGTCTGGCACATGCCTGCGCTGGTTGACATCTTTGGCGATGACTCCGTACTGCAATTTGGTGGCGGGACCTTGGGTCACCCCTGGGGTAACGCTCCTGGTGCAACCGCCAACCGTGTTGCTCTAGAAGCTTGCGTCCAAGCTCGTAACGAAGGTCGCGACCTCATGCGCGAGGGCGGCGACATCATCCGCGAAGCGGCTAAGTGGTCTCCCGAACTGGCCGCTGCCTGCGAGCTGTGGAAAGAAATCAAGTTCGAATTCGAGACGATGGACAAGCTGTAA
- a CDS encoding DUF3288 family protein yields MTDQRHPQYKADRDLLTSILKDGTPSDFNLAEVARLRIRYDGFPGARDIQVDLDGILQTWNLSETDLFAKTRAIHQEQTVYRERFSKRDDWA; encoded by the coding sequence ATGACCGACCAAAGACACCCTCAATACAAAGCCGATCGCGATTTACTGACTTCGATCTTGAAAGACGGTACCCCCTCTGATTTCAACTTGGCCGAAGTGGCGCGCCTGCGGATTCGCTATGACGGCTTTCCCGGTGCCCGCGACATTCAAGTAGACCTCGATGGTATCCTCCAGACTTGGAACCTAAGCGAGACAGACCTATTTGCGAAAACGCGGGCAATTCATCAAGAGCAAACGGTGTACCGGGAACGGTTTAGCAAGCGGGATGACTGGGCCTAG
- a CDS encoding septal ring lytic transglycosylase RlpA family protein, whose amino-acid sequence MTRSDSSGIAFADLFKLSRSVRYLELRSRRYLFFRRQPHERLLPSAPNSQKHCLSSYLGSIALGAGVMLGSALGVNYWMAPLSDRSSDLPQAPAAVVADERLPEIAVATVSEDGVTRNHVLVNDIPVTSLSAAEEERARLIASELKALAAQQALHPEMARPAWVNGEAVGAIEGEVIFTVDSETAAWYDRHPSDLAAMWINNLRIALDGEPLSEAAVLAYQYGSSDEPVDFEGLASWYGPYFYGRPTASGELFVPGTFTAAHKSLPLGTYLHVTALHTGRATIVRVNDRGPYVGARVLDLSETVARELGILHVGVSPVRVRIIDALEQSPS is encoded by the coding sequence ATGACACGTTCTGATAGTTCCGGGATCGCGTTTGCCGACCTATTCAAACTCTCTCGATCCGTTCGCTACCTCGAGCTGCGCTCTCGTCGGTATCTTTTCTTTCGCCGCCAGCCGCACGAGCGGCTATTACCGAGCGCCCCCAACAGCCAAAAACATTGCCTCTCCAGTTATCTGGGGTCGATCGCATTAGGGGCGGGAGTCATGCTGGGAAGTGCTCTCGGCGTCAACTATTGGATGGCCCCCCTTTCCGATCGCAGTTCCGATCTGCCCCAAGCACCTGCAGCAGTTGTTGCAGACGAACGGCTGCCCGAAATCGCAGTGGCAACTGTCAGTGAGGATGGCGTCACGCGCAATCACGTCCTGGTCAACGACATCCCGGTGACTTCACTATCGGCAGCAGAGGAAGAGCGCGCTCGCCTGATTGCCAGCGAACTGAAAGCACTGGCCGCGCAGCAGGCGCTTCACCCCGAGATGGCTCGTCCTGCATGGGTCAATGGGGAAGCGGTCGGGGCGATCGAGGGCGAAGTGATTTTCACTGTCGATTCAGAGACTGCTGCTTGGTACGATCGCCATCCCAGCGATTTAGCCGCGATGTGGATTAATAACCTGCGCATCGCTTTGGACGGAGAACCCCTATCCGAAGCAGCAGTGCTGGCCTACCAATATGGCTCCAGTGACGAACCCGTCGATTTTGAGGGGTTAGCCTCTTGGTACGGACCTTATTTTTACGGTCGCCCTACGGCTTCGGGGGAACTCTTCGTGCCGGGAACGTTTACTGCTGCCCACAAGAGTCTCCCACTCGGCACCTACCTTCACGTAACCGCTCTCCACACCGGACGCGCTACCATCGTGCGAGTGAACGATCGCGGTCCTTATGTCGGGGCTAGAGTTCTGGACTTGTCAGAAACGGTTGCTCGGGAACTCGGCATTCTTCACGTCGGTGTGAGTCCTGTAAGAGTTCGCATTATCGATGCTCTAGAGCAGTCACCTTCATAA
- a CDS encoding photosystem II protein Y: MDWRVLVVLGPILLALGWAGYNIFKATTSGEAKLFGDRGNTPWKND; encoded by the coding sequence ATGGATTGGCGCGTTTTAGTCGTATTGGGCCCCATTCTTCTAGCTTTAGGCTGGGCTGGCTACAACATCTTCAAAGCTACTACAAGTGGTGAAGCCAAGCTTTTTGGCGATCGAGGCAACACCCCCTGGAAGAATGACTAA
- a CDS encoding nicotinate phosphoribosyltransferase — MKYNFLLDTDSYKVSHWLQYPPGTEGMFSYVESRGGRYPATLFFGLQYILKHDLAHPVEAWMVEEAKEFYTAHGEPFNEAGWNYIVRELGGKLPIRIRAVPEGTVVPVHNVLMTVESTDPQVFWLVSWLETLLLRVWYPVTVATQSWYLRQAIYDALVRTADNPDGEIGFKLHDFGARGVSSCESSGIGGMAHLVSFSGSDTVQGVAYANHYYHHPMAGFSIPAAEHSTMTAWGRSREEAAYRNMLEQFAKPGSSVAVVSDSYDIWHAVENLWGGSLRQEVLDSGATVVIRPDSGNPAVVVSRILKILDDRFGSTTNSKGYKVLNAVRVIQGDGMNPETIVEVLEAIAKLGFSASNIAFGMGGALLQQVNRDTQKFAYKCSLVRIDGKDIPVLKDPATDPGKRSKPGRLDLVEHNGEFQTIVLPVANPSRESQLETVYENGKIVREYSLERVRQRAGAR; from the coding sequence ATGAAATACAACTTCTTACTGGATACCGACTCTTATAAGGTGAGCCACTGGTTGCAATATCCTCCCGGTACTGAAGGCATGTTTTCCTATGTGGAAAGTCGGGGGGGGCGCTATCCGGCCACCCTCTTTTTTGGCTTGCAGTACATTCTCAAACACGATTTGGCCCATCCTGTCGAAGCGTGGATGGTTGAGGAGGCTAAGGAGTTTTATACCGCCCACGGCGAGCCGTTTAATGAGGCTGGGTGGAATTACATCGTGCGAGAACTCGGAGGAAAGCTGCCCATTCGCATTCGAGCGGTGCCGGAGGGGACGGTGGTGCCGGTCCACAATGTCTTGATGACAGTGGAATCGACAGACCCGCAGGTGTTTTGGCTGGTGTCGTGGTTGGAGACGCTGCTGCTGCGGGTATGGTATCCCGTGACGGTGGCAACCCAAAGTTGGTATCTGCGACAGGCCATCTACGACGCCCTAGTTCGAACTGCGGACAACCCCGATGGCGAGATTGGCTTCAAGCTGCACGATTTTGGAGCGCGGGGGGTATCCAGTTGCGAGTCGTCGGGGATTGGGGGGATGGCCCACCTAGTCAGCTTCTCGGGCAGCGATACGGTGCAAGGGGTGGCTTATGCCAATCACTATTATCACCACCCGATGGCGGGGTTCTCGATCCCGGCAGCAGAGCATTCGACGATGACGGCTTGGGGGCGATCGCGAGAGGAGGCTGCTTATCGCAACATGCTGGAGCAGTTTGCCAAACCGGGTAGCTCGGTAGCAGTGGTGTCCGATTCCTATGACATTTGGCATGCAGTGGAGAACTTGTGGGGGGGATCGCTGCGGCAGGAGGTGCTCGATTCTGGGGCGACGGTGGTCATTCGGCCCGATTCTGGCAATCCGGCAGTGGTGGTCAGTCGCATTCTCAAGATTTTGGACGATCGCTTTGGCAGTACGACAAACTCAAAGGGCTACAAAGTGCTCAATGCGGTGCGCGTCATTCAAGGGGATGGCATGAATCCCGAGACGATTGTGGAGGTATTAGAGGCGATCGCCAAGCTGGGCTTCAGTGCTTCCAATATCGCTTTTGGCATGGGGGGAGCACTACTGCAACAGGTGAATCGCGATACTCAGAAATTTGCCTACAAGTGCAGCCTGGTGAGGATTGACGGCAAAGACATCCCAGTCCTTAAAGATCCTGCCACCGATCCCGGCAAGCGCAGCAAGCCCGGTCGGTTGGACTTGGTGGAGCATAACGGCGAATTTCAAACGATCGTGCTACCGGTTGCGAATCCCAGCCGAGAGAGTCAGCTAGAGACAGTGTACGAGAATGGCAAGATTGTGCGGGAATACAGTCTCGAACGAGTGCGCCAGCGAGCGGGTGCGAGATAA
- a CDS encoding bifunctional nicotinamide-nucleotide adenylyltransferase/Nudix hydroxylase produces MTFKYDYCVYVGRFQPFHLGHLETVKTSLNRAESLIIILGSHRVAPNIKNPWSSAVREQAIRACLLPEWQKRVQFLYVRDRLYSDNLWLTDVQQKVYEMTGDKARIAIIGHRKDSSSYYLDLFPQWHFIPTESFRGINSTEIRNAYFSQLEENDYRDNLPEGTQQFLQAFRQQPLYQTLTEEYQFIQSYRQAWVRAPYKPTFVTVDAVAVQSGHILVVRRNAKPGKGLIALPGGFLQQDETLLEGMLRELKEETGLKVPRPVLKGSIVDSQVFDNPERALRGRTITHAYFIQLKAGKLPPVRGGDDASKAWWMSLSDLYSHEDRFFEDHFQIVQHFVSRI; encoded by the coding sequence ATGACATTTAAATATGACTACTGCGTCTACGTGGGTCGGTTCCAACCGTTTCACTTAGGCCACCTAGAGACTGTCAAGACGAGTCTAAATCGCGCCGAGTCTCTCATCATTATCCTCGGCAGCCACAGGGTTGCCCCCAACATTAAAAATCCGTGGAGCTCGGCGGTGCGCGAGCAGGCGATCCGAGCTTGTTTGCTGCCCGAGTGGCAGAAACGGGTTCAGTTTTTGTACGTGCGCGATCGCCTCTACAGCGACAATCTATGGCTGACGGACGTCCAGCAGAAGGTGTATGAGATGACTGGGGATAAGGCCAGAATTGCCATTATCGGCCATCGTAAAGATAGCAGCTCTTACTATCTGGATTTGTTTCCCCAATGGCATTTCATTCCTACCGAGTCCTTTCGCGGGATTAACTCGACAGAGATCCGCAACGCTTACTTCAGCCAGTTAGAGGAAAACGATTACCGCGACAACCTACCTGAAGGCACGCAGCAATTTTTACAGGCATTTCGCCAGCAGCCCCTCTATCAAACGCTAACGGAAGAATATCAATTCATTCAAAGCTACCGACAGGCTTGGGTCAGGGCCCCTTACAAACCCACATTTGTGACGGTGGATGCAGTGGCGGTGCAGTCCGGCCACATTCTGGTGGTGCGGCGAAACGCAAAGCCGGGTAAGGGGCTGATTGCATTACCTGGCGGTTTTTTGCAGCAGGACGAAACTCTCTTAGAGGGGATGTTGCGGGAGTTAAAGGAGGAAACAGGACTCAAGGTACCCCGACCGGTGTTAAAAGGCTCGATTGTGGACAGTCAGGTGTTTGATAACCCCGAGCGAGCGCTGCGGGGACGCACGATTACTCACGCTTACTTCATTCAACTCAAAGCGGGCAAGCTTCCTCCAGTGCGAGGCGGAGACGATGCTAGTAAGGCTTGGTGGATGTCTCTATCGGATCTGTACAGCCACGAAGATCGCTTCTTTGAAGATCACTTCCAGATCGTGCAGCATTTTGTCAGTCGGATCTAA
- a CDS encoding polysaccharide biosynthesis tyrosine autokinase, with amino-acid sequence MLDEDTLDVAATSSESPFGLGDALRALRKRWPWAAVVSAGIMTCCMAYTFTRDTQYRSQFLLLVSNSPGVVGSNEGAPSKEALGFEARTLARAPLLSNIYERLPEVYRAAISPPHLLWNLSVRPLGEEGLMVISYTDSDPARVKGVLETASEFYLEFGEERLRSSQSNAVAFVESSIETAQQALDESADRLRAFREEHGLVDPNGFAGTIAGLKFSLERNVEELEQGIALTRRRLTELRAQLIEVGQDPETALSSTLLSQDGTYQALASQLQGIETQLALQQSRFRAESPVIQTLKQDRDRLVELLRARAGEVLGTVPSAEALLAIVVPPATLSFGTPTTDGTESSASAPAIQQLSLQQTLTSQLQATQLELALQLQRLEGLRVDAASVAERFESLPVLQQEYAELERKVGVNSQQLNTLLVRLQELRIVGAQGAAPWSLFEPPYLPREPFSPNIPRNLLYGLLGSLTLGAGVPVVLELLDGRVKTDRQALELTGVPLLGALPAAEELDTLLLPNPENPDGLEDGDELEELEDSIDVEAVPSPYGYAGRSLFQEALGQLAINVEALPCRNGRSKVLAITSAHPGEGKSTVACNLGKVLAEVGKRVLMVDADFMHSTVHQNFEIGNRVGLSTVFRHPELDWRDMVSSFQQGHLDVLPAGPRVRNPLVWFLSQRMSTLLASWQEVYDYILIDTPPIVGFADAQSVASIVDGVVLVVSLEMASKASVLRATEILQAEHGKLAGLVVNRE; translated from the coding sequence ATGCTAGATGAAGATACTTTAGATGTAGCCGCAACTAGTAGCGAGTCCCCTTTTGGTTTGGGGGACGCCCTCCGAGCGCTGCGCAAACGATGGCCTTGGGCTGCAGTTGTCTCTGCGGGTATCATGACCTGTTGCATGGCTTATACCTTTACTCGCGATACCCAGTATCGATCTCAATTTTTATTGCTCGTGAGCAATTCACCTGGCGTTGTAGGCTCGAATGAGGGTGCGCCATCGAAAGAGGCGCTGGGCTTCGAGGCACGCACGCTGGCTAGAGCCCCGTTGCTCTCCAATATTTACGAGCGCTTGCCCGAAGTTTATCGGGCAGCAATTTCTCCCCCTCACCTGCTGTGGAACCTATCTGTTCGCCCCTTGGGTGAAGAGGGATTAATGGTGATTTCTTACACAGACTCCGATCCAGCGCGCGTTAAAGGAGTGTTGGAGACCGCCAGCGAATTTTACCTCGAGTTCGGCGAAGAGCGGCTGCGATCCAGTCAGTCAAATGCCGTCGCTTTTGTCGAAAGCTCGATTGAAACTGCCCAGCAGGCTTTAGATGAATCAGCCGATCGCCTGCGGGCCTTTCGGGAAGAGCATGGCCTTGTGGATCCGAATGGCTTTGCCGGCACGATTGCCGGTCTCAAGTTTTCGCTAGAACGGAATGTCGAAGAACTAGAGCAAGGGATCGCACTCACCCGCCGCCGCCTGACAGAATTGCGCGCTCAACTGATCGAAGTCGGCCAAGATCCCGAGACAGCCCTCTCCAGTACCCTCCTCAGCCAAGATGGCACTTACCAAGCCCTTGCCAGCCAACTCCAAGGGATAGAAACTCAACTTGCCCTACAACAGTCTCGCTTTCGGGCAGAGTCTCCCGTGATTCAAACCCTGAAGCAGGATCGAGATCGTCTAGTAGAGCTCTTGAGGGCGCGAGCGGGGGAGGTGTTGGGGACTGTCCCCAGTGCAGAAGCATTATTGGCCATTGTCGTTCCCCCTGCCACCTTATCGTTCGGTACTCCAACAACTGACGGTACCGAAAGCTCGGCCAGTGCCCCAGCCATTCAGCAGCTCTCTCTGCAGCAAACCTTGACGAGCCAACTGCAGGCGACACAGTTAGAGCTGGCACTGCAGTTGCAGCGATTGGAGGGTCTGCGGGTCGATGCGGCTTCAGTGGCGGAGCGTTTTGAATCGTTACCGGTTCTACAGCAGGAATATGCAGAGCTGGAGCGCAAAGTGGGGGTCAATTCGCAACAGTTGAATACTCTTTTAGTGCGGTTGCAAGAACTGCGCATTGTGGGGGCGCAAGGGGCTGCTCCTTGGAGTCTCTTCGAGCCCCCTTATTTGCCGCGCGAACCTTTTTCTCCCAATATCCCGCGCAACTTGCTCTATGGCTTGTTGGGCAGTCTCACTCTTGGAGCTGGTGTGCCCGTTGTACTAGAGCTACTGGATGGCAGAGTCAAAACAGATCGGCAGGCTCTCGAACTGACGGGAGTTCCTCTGTTGGGCGCACTCCCTGCGGCAGAAGAGCTAGATACCCTCTTGTTGCCGAATCCAGAAAATCCTGATGGGTTGGAGGATGGCGATGAGTTAGAGGAGCTCGAAGACAGCATCGATGTAGAAGCAGTGCCCTCGCCTTATGGATATGCAGGGCGGTCTCTCTTTCAAGAGGCGCTGGGTCAACTGGCTATCAATGTCGAAGCTCTGCCCTGTCGCAACGGTCGTTCTAAAGTGCTAGCTATCACCTCTGCTCACCCCGGAGAGGGGAAGAGTACGGTGGCGTGCAATTTAGGTAAGGTGCTGGCTGAAGTGGGCAAGCGAGTGCTGATGGTTGACGCTGATTTTATGCATTCCACAGTTCACCAAAATTTCGAGATTGGCAATCGAGTTGGGTTGAGTACGGTATTCAGGCATCCCGAGCTAGATTGGCGAGACATGGTGTCTTCGTTCCAACAGGGCCATCTCGATGTCCTGCCGGCAGGCCCTCGCGTCCGCAATCCGCTGGTTTGGTTCTTATCGCAGCGGATGTCAACTCTTTTGGCAAGTTGGCAAGAGGTATACGACTATATTTTGATCGATACGCCACCGATTGTGGGATTTGCCGATGCTCAAAGTGTCGCTAGCATTGTGGATGGTGTTGTCTTGGTGGTCAGTTTAGAGATGGCTTCGAAAGCTTCAGTCCTGCGGGCAACTGAGATTCTCCAAGCGGAGCACGGCAAGTTAGCGGGGTTGGTGGTGAACCGCGAGTAG